A genome region from Candidatus Zixiibacteriota bacterium includes the following:
- a CDS encoding D-glucuronyl C5-epimerase family protein: MAKRFLLPCVVAVAVLLSCSSGDRLAVNSVGPPPVQDLALARHDPQGFVALPFEKLPFMNANISSCRSFLEPVDSDGIEMSLFYGAACYHPVNLCHRTLGFISAYFQTRDTFFLGRAERTTRKLMQLCEFQDSAAFASYQFPFNVHGDSRNHCESPWFSGMAQGEFLEVLVRLFEVTQDSSYLDFANRVFVSLEHLHLQNSRWVAQLDSDRYYWIEEYPLENGMDQTLNGFIAAVFGVYDYYRVTGTGRAKSIYELSLTTLKRYLPEFRRPGLRSYYCLGHRVIASDGYHALHCNQLHYLAGITGDQYFEDMARLFESDVAGQ; encoded by the coding sequence TTGGCAAAACGGTTCCTGCTACCTTGCGTTGTGGCCGTGGCCGTCCTGTTGAGTTGCAGTTCCGGTGACCGGCTCGCCGTCAACTCGGTAGGCCCACCCCCCGTCCAGGACCTGGCCTTAGCGCGCCACGATCCGCAGGGGTTTGTTGCCCTTCCCTTTGAAAAACTCCCTTTTATGAACGCCAACATCTCGTCGTGCCGGAGCTTTCTTGAACCGGTCGATAGCGATGGGATCGAGATGTCCTTGTTTTACGGCGCTGCGTGCTACCACCCCGTCAATCTGTGTCACCGCACGCTTGGGTTTATTTCCGCGTACTTTCAAACTCGTGATACGTTCTTTCTGGGACGTGCCGAACGAACCACCCGCAAGCTGATGCAGCTGTGCGAATTTCAGGACAGTGCCGCCTTTGCCTCCTATCAATTCCCTTTTAACGTCCACGGAGATTCCCGCAATCATTGTGAATCCCCCTGGTTTTCCGGAATGGCACAGGGGGAGTTTCTTGAGGTGCTGGTACGGCTGTTTGAGGTAACACAGGATAGCTCGTACCTCGACTTCGCAAACCGCGTGTTTGTCTCATTGGAACATCTCCACCTGCAAAATTCCCGCTGGGTTGCCCAGCTTGACTCCGACCGGTACTATTGGATCGAGGAGTACCCGCTCGAAAACGGCATGGATCAGACACTGAACGGCTTCATTGCCGCCGTTTTTGGAGTCTATGATTACTACCGCGTCACCGGCACAGGACGGGCAAAGAGCATCTACGAACTGAGCCTGACGACACTTAAGAGATATCTCCCTGAATTCCGGCGACCTGGCCTTCGGAGCTATTATTGCCTCGGGCACCGCGTGATCGCCTCCGACGGTTACCATGCTCTCCACTGCAACCAGCTACACTACCTGGCCGGAATCACGGGCGATCAGTATTTTGAGGATATGGCCAGGCTCTTCGAATCGGACGTGGCGGGGCAGTAG